From a region of the Eublepharis macularius isolate TG4126 chromosome 7, MPM_Emac_v1.0, whole genome shotgun sequence genome:
- the SLC52A2 gene encoding solute carrier family 52, riboflavin transporter, member 2, which produces MVKRMSSSLTSRSVATHVLVALFGMGSWVSINSLWVELPVVVKRLPEGWNLPAYLSVLIALGNVGPVGVTLTHHLAPGRLQERWLIQAIQVLAVGAALFLALFWHRTTAVAGEQHSLAFLVLTFLLALTCCTSNVSFLPFMYRFPPLFVRTFFIGQGLSALLPCVLALGQGVGQLECQNGTHGNASQPHYLDENFSATTFFWLLLGLLTISALAFAALLAWHQEGDVPAEKSSSQESVASEESFPLQTDGSPASESATESPRPEASAKPPAAAFWTWRNIYLLVLLGVCSALTNGVLPSVQSYSCLPYGDMAYHLSVVLSNIANPVACFVAMFLLCRSSLGLGLLSALGCVFGTYLMVLAAFSPCPPLVGSPRGVALVVISWVLFMGLFSYLKVVIGSLLHEAGHAALVWCGTIIQVGSLVGALIMFPLTSIYHLFRSGMDCVDSCRM; this is translated from the exons GTCAAGAGGATGTCTTCCTCCCTGACCAGCCGGTCTGTGGCCACCCACGTGCTTGTGGCCCTCTTTGGGATGGGCTCCTGGGTCTCCATTAACTCTCTGTGGGTGGAGCTTCCAGTGGTGGTGAAGAGGCTTCCAGAAG GCTGGAACCTCCCTGCCTACCTGTCGGTCCTCATTGCCCTGGGGAACGTGGGCCCTGTGGGCGTGACCTTGACTCACCACTTGGCCCCCGGGCGGCTGCAGGAGCGCTGGCTGATCCAGGCCATCCAGGTCTTGGCGGTGGGGGCGGCGCTCTTCCTGGCACTCTTCTGGCACCGGACCACAGCCGTCGCCGGCGAGCAGCACAGCCTGGCGTTCCTGGTGCTGACTTTCCTGCTGGCCTTGACGTGCTGCACCTCCAAcgtctccttcttgcctttcatGTACCGGTTCCCGCCGCTGTTTGTGCGCACCTTCTTCATCGGGCAGGGGCTGAGCGCCCTCCTGCCCTGCGTGCTTGCCCTGGGACAAGGCGTGGGGCAGCTGGAGTGCCAGAACGGCACACACGGCAATGCCTCGCAGCCGCATTACCTGGACGAGAACTTCTCAGCCACCACCTTCTTCTGGCTGCTCCTTGGCCTGCTGACCATCTCGGCACTGGCCTTTGCGGCTCTGCTGGCCTGGCACCAAGAGGGAGACGTCCCTGCGGAGAAGAGCTCCTCCCAGGAAAGCGTGGCGTCGGAGGAATCCTTCCCGTTGCAGACAGACGGCTCCCCCGCCTCTGAGAGCGCCACAGAGAGTCCCAGGCCAGAAGCCTCTGCTAAGCCGCCAGCCGCCGCCTTCTGGACGTGGAGAAACATCTACTTGCTGGTGCTGCTGGGGGTCTGCAGCGCCCTGACCAACGGGGTCCTGCCTTCAGTGCAGAGCTACTCGTGCCTGCCTTATGGGGACATGGCCTACCACCTGTCCGTGGTGCTCAGCAACATCGCCAACCCCGTGGCCTGCTTTGTGGCCATGTTCCTGCTGTGCAG GTCATCCCTGGGTCTGGGCCTCCTCTCTGCTCTGGGGTGTGTGTTCGGAACCTACCTGATGGTCTTGGCGGCCTTCAGCCCCTGCCCACCGTTGGTGGGCAGCCCCAGAGGAGTGGCACTGGTG GTGATCTCTTGGGTCCTCTTCATGGGCCTCTTCTCCTACCTGAAAGTGGTGATCGGCAGCCTGCTGCACGAGGCAGGCCATGCGGCCCTGGTCTGGTGTGGCACCATCATCCAGGTGGGCTCGCTGGTGGGAGCCCTCATCATGTTCCCCCTCACCAGCATCTACCACCTCTTCCGCAGTGGGATGGACTGCGTGGACAGCTGCAGGATGTGA